The DNA segment GTAGAATCATCAGAAGGCTGTGATAGCTTGGTTTGTAATGTAGCAGTCTCCATGTCTTGCTCATTCTTTAAATACCCTTTCGCGGTTGCATTCACAATCTTAACAAAGAAGTTCATCAGCACGAACCAAACCACGGTATTCCAAATGAAAGCCAGCGATAAATCCCATTTCTTCCCCTGGAAATATGTTTTCAAGTTATGCAAGTGAAGGAAAAGAAGATTCTTCTTTCGTTCATCTAACGGGCAATTACCTCTCGATCATCTACAGGCAAACCTATACAATAATCCTTAAATCATGCGCACAATTTAAGGTAATCGTAAAAGTCAGTTGTGCCACTCACCAGTTGGTTTTGATTGAGATCAAGTTTAGCCCTGAGAACTTTTTACTTAGATTTGTGTGCTCGTTGAGCTACTCAAGTTAGGATACCTTTTTTCTCAAGTTTTAGATTAGTCTATTCTGctcttcttttttaaaaaaaataattacatgTTTTGACAATGTCAATAACGTTCGCACTTCAATCTTAGATTAGCTCAATTGACGGTAGACAAAAAATTGAGTTTGTCGAACTTGAACTTCGTAACTCAACATGATTCAATATGAGTTCAAGTGGGGGGTAACAGTGAGAAATAAAAGTACCTCAATATTTAAAGGAGCATGAGGTTTGGTGGCCAAATACTTGTCTTTCATTGAGTGAAGGCTGGCGACGATGTTAGGTAAGATGGAGTCAAAACCAGGTACAAGGCTAAGCACCCAAATTAACTCGTTTTCAATCCAGTCGAGAAGTTGATTGTTGCATACCGAAATGATAAGTAGAGTCTGTAGAAGATTGGCATGTGTTAGTTTACAGTTTCAAAAACATGAGCACCTCATGTGATGTCCAATGAAACAGAATCAACATACAAACCTGTATATGAGTCTTGATTATAGCTTTTCCTATCATTGTAGCCAAGAAAAATTCCCAAAATGAGATTCCAAATTGTCCACAAATTATGCCAGCGAAATCAAATAAAGGATTAGGTACCTACAAAAAAATCCCCATCGACGTCATACAATAGCCAGCTAAAAAGAgacaaaattattatttcattTGTAGAGAAATTTGACAAAAAGAGGAAGTATATAAAAGTAAAAACTGAAAACCATGTACGAAATCATAATGGAATAATATGAAGTAAAACTAACCGAAGCAAGAACTAAAATAGAGAAGAAGTTCATATTATGAGCATGTGACAAGAACCATTTCTTCATCCGATTTAGACGAGTAGTCATAAATCCATTGTCTTCCGTTAAGGAGGAAGCATCTAATTCTTTCATGGCATCAACGGTGCCACCTGACATGCTTGCTGCAAAAGGAAGAGGTTGTATATGAGGTCTTTAACAAGTTAATACACATAATTGCTACTTTCTGTAAACTGGGAGCCCAAGTTTCAGCTTTTGATCAATCAGTTAAAAGCTCAAAAACAAACTTCAGAGTTCAAAAGTGATACCTAGTAGAATGTGAAAGATATAAGACAAGGCTGCTAATATCGCAATTTTTGGGTTAGGATTGGAAGCTTTACCAAGTAGATAGACACCGCCATTTGACTCCCACTGAATCACGTAAagattttttttcacaaaacaaGGCCCACATTTTATGCTTCTAAAGTTGCATAGATTTTCGAACTCTACACAAAGCCTGAACTACCAACAAGACAGAGAAATTAGTACCTGCCCTTGAAATGAAGTACGGGGGAAGTTCACCAAGTGCAGTCCCAATGCCCCACAGAACTGCCTCTAACTGGACCTGAGGCAATATGCTACTAAGTGGAACCTGTATACCATGTGTGGATTGAAACATTGACGGCCCAAATTCAGAACAATTCTTTCCAAGCCATGAAGGGCCTTGTTTCATCTGTATAGTATCATATGGTGCACTTTTGATGTCTACCCGGCCACATTGCATTGCTTTTATAGTGAAGAAGGCTATATGAGGACCCAGATAGAGAACAAAAGTATGTAATCCTGATCCTGTAAAGGAAACATATCAACTTAAATAATTGTCGACAAGATGTTCCATTTGTCATCAACTATACCCCCTCATATACTCTTAAAGATGTTTGGATAATTAGCATGCACAAAAGATAATGGTCTTGATGCATTTGACTAAAGTAACTTAGAATGCCTCATATTGATGCCAATCTGAAATCATAGGAGGAGATATTTCAAAACCTATAGCATGGGAGAGATACCCAGTCAAAGAGCCAATCAGATGGTAGTTGCACCATTCAAACAAAagagaaatttaaaatttgtgtaatttttttaaatttcaccCTAGAATACTAATCGAATTGCCCCTACTTCGTAATTTCTTGATCTTGGCCCGAGTATACTCATTCTCTAAAAAATGTTTGGTAAATTAAGATGTGCACCCATGATAGGTCGAATATGAGAGTAAGAGCTCAATTGGGTAAATGTATTACAGGCTCAAGTCAGTGTACTGTTAACACACAAGCTAAGTTAATAATATCGACTACACCTTGATTATGCAGTTCCTCAGATTCAGCTCGTAACAAACATATTATAGATATTACATTAAATCTTCATTACAGCCACAAAGATGTTCCAGAAGGTAATCTACTGTTATTTTCAAGAACACATGGGAATTAAAATGCACATTCTCATTTGTAGGTAGTGTTTGCTTTACCGAGTCCAATGGATGATGCAACACCTAGAGCCATCCACCAAAATCCAAATTGCAAATAACGTAGAACTTCCTCGACGTGCTGCATCAGATTATAAATGTACGGTGAAAagcaaaaaaaattgataaccaTAGACAAAAGCAACAGGAACTAAAATCGGTATAATAAAAACAGCTTTTTCTCAAAAGATAAACGATAGAAACTTTTGGCCTATCAAGAACCCCGAAGTGAACCATTTGAATACCTTTTCATGAGGTCCGtcaacagttacaagtagtgCCCCAGATATAAAGAAAACGATAGAAAACAGCATAAGCCAGCCACCATGCGACAAAAGATAAGCTACTGTTTTTCTCAGATACAGTATGATGGCCAGTATGAAGAGCTTTATAGTCTTGAGAGGTTGTGAGGTTAGAGTCAAATTTTCTAAGTCTTGTTGATGCTTTGCATGAAGTTCTGCAAAATCATAAATGTATTCAAATTCAAAGCAGATGACGTTGTAACCCATATGAAAATCAGGAATAGTTGATGATTGGACGAATCATGTCGTGGGATGCACTACACAAACATTTAGAGTTCAAATAAAAGTATCAACCCATCCAGAAATCCAGTATACCTGATGTTGGATAGGCCGCCCACTAGAATATTTACATCCACCAATGGTAACCAGGGATTTCTCCcttaaatttgtaaaagattCACAAAGTCCTGCTCAATACACGTTCATGTAGAAACTATGGTTTCTCGCTTAATCAAGTGAAAGaattttcaatttatttgatGCTGAGACATCAGTTTGTAAATGTAGTTTATGCAAACACTGCTAATCTTCTCCCTCTAACGTGTGGACTCAATGTTTTCTACAGAAAAATTAATCCTTTGTGAAATAAGGGGATATGCTTCCTTCTGAGATCATTTCATTTCATTCTAATGCACATACATCTAGCCTGGAGGAAACTGTATTCCTTAGAAAAGAAATATAAAGAATCTTCTTCACCTTCGCCATGATAGAATATGCAATCATAATTCGAAAAGCAACTTACAATAACCAAACCATCttccaagaaaaaccactcctATCTATGAGCTGCATGCTTTGAATGCATGAAAGCGcaaaaaattgtaaattttgATCCCTAAAACCTAAAAAGCCATGCTCATATAAATTGATCAAACGAGTCAAAACGGACTCAATAATGTGTCAAATCAAGCACAAGCTcgttaaaaaaaaggaaaagagaacGCTTTCCCAGCAAACTTTTTACTAATCTCCCCCTCGTTCGATGTCCAGCTCCACAAATTAGTCAACACCCATTTCATCTCAGCACAAAGAACACGCTACTCCTCCATTAACTTCCTCCCCCACCCcaaaaggggaaaaaaaaacCATGCTTTCAAGAAGTTAAAACGAAATTCAAGGCATCCCAACAAAAAACATACAAGAAAAATCCTAATCTAACCCtccaaactaaaaaaataaccCACCTACCTATAAAATATACCAAAGGCATTAAAGCGAAAAATCCCAAGTAAATAAAACAAACACAGAAGCAAAAACCTGCCTGAGATCGACATGTCCATATCTCGAGAAGGCGAGCTAAAAATTTTCTTGGAAAATGATTCAACCTTTAAATCCGTCTCCTCCTATGAGCTCTCATCACATGCGACTCACGCACACTCACACATAACTTGTGCGTGGAGTATTACGCATTAAACAACCACAACTAGCTTCGTAAATTCAAGACAATGCGAAAAAACAAATAAGAGAAGGAATGTTTGAAGTTGACTAAAAGCTAAATCAATCAAATAACAAAATCCGAGAGGGTTTTATGATGATTGCGTCGCGAATTTACGAGGAAAGAACAACAGATTGTTTGATTTGACGAGCCCCATTGGCTCTCTCGTTGCCGCTTTCCCCCGCCCTCTTACCACAACACACGCCTTGTATAATAAATGCACACGCAAATAATTTGATATAATAATACTAATCATATAAAGTTtcgaaatgaattaaatataacataggtttttttattatatgatttatgCTTTAAAAACATTGTCCTCTGGAATTTATGAtaatagattttttaaaataataaatattaaattaaatcagagtaaaattgatattaaataaaataatatgttATGAAATTAAAATGTCTCAAATTTAATAATGCAGTATACATATTATATGTACAtgcataatatatttttattttataaacaaCTGATcgaaaaaagaaattaaagatAGTTAAGATTTATTAAATTTAGATCGATGGTGttagttgagaaaaaaaatGAGTGACAATTTTGAATTTACCCATAAATACATGGAATGAAGTTTCTAtattatatgaaaaatattattgttttatactaaaattattatttttcactcTATATATAGATTGAGTCGGCATCTTTCAttgataaatatatatgaaattgtttcacaCGATACCTACTCACATTATATGTGCTTGCAACGAAATTGTAGAAAATATTGACGGGATAAGTATTATTAGTCCAAAACTCTCATACTACGATATGTGTATTGTATCTAATATGATACTTCATCCGAAACTTAAAATTATGATGTCGAATGAATTATAAGTCatcaacataataaaaatattaatattacatgttggcttaaaaaaataagtcatcaacataataaaaaatattagtattacatgtttgtttaaaattttggtTGTGTGTGTCGGTACCAAaatacaaataatttttttcttgtaGTAGGAGAAAACTTTTTACACGGTTCAAGCCTCAAGGGGTGTTGTTCATAATCATCTACACCGATGAGCCCTCTATTGAATCATTGCAAATTTGCAATTGATGTTCGATCCCGAAGAGAAGGAAAAGATCTTAGAAAAGTGGGGTTTTATGATCCAATGAAGAATCAAACTTATTTAAATGTTCCTGCTATTCTATACTTCCTTGAAAGGGGTGCTTACTCTAATATGTTCGAGTATTAAAACTAATGCTTATTTGTCTACGTTGATTAAGTGATGATTATCGATCatcaatatcacaatcataTCAAAGTTTTTAATCGAGCAATAATGATTGATTAGGTATTAACTAAggatatatttaaaatttcaaattaaatgaAGTATTATCCTAGAGTCATTGTACTAAGAGAGCATCCGAGGGTAGACAATAGATATGAGGTTCACATTTTTTCAGTGGCCACGCAAGTTAGGAAAAATGTTCACACCTTCGGTATTATCCTAAAGATAACATGAAATTTCgaataaaatatgatatatacTGTATTTAATTCTCCTAATGGTTAGCACTGATTAAATCCATGAAACAATAAAACGTCGAGCATCCACTAGGCATGCTAAACGGATCGGTTCGGACCGGAACAGGCCCGAAACCGGTTCGATAAACCCTAAACCGGGACCGGTATGGAAGAACCAGATCCGGAACCGACTTCAATCCATTAAGGAATAAATTGAACCGGTTCTCTATTTTTGGAACCGGTTCAACGGGTTCCGGTTCTGGGACCGGATCCGACCCGGAACCGgtaatttatttcaaaaaaaaaaattaaggccTTTTATAACTTCAGAATCGGAACATAGTCATAtcgttaataataataattttatattaaatattttaaatttaatgggTCTAGAACCAATTCGATCCGAACGAACCGGTCTATAACTTATAGAACCGGTTCGGATTGATTCCAAGGTAATTAATTACCTTGGAAGGGGAACGGGAACCGGTTCTGTACCGTTCCTGACCCAATCGATCTTATCATGCACCAATGTAGAAAGAATATGTACAGCTGCAAGAGATTACTTTTGTTACAGAACAGAGCAAAACTTCCATGCAGAAAGAGAGCTAAGTGGTGTCCCTTTCCAACCAATGATCAAGCTTTTCTCGTCACTATCTAAGGTGAATGAATTCCCACATGCAAAGCTCTTGAGCACTAGATTTGCCTGATACAAACAAGACATGCTAAGTTCCATCTCTTCCAGACCACAACTTGCGAAGAAAGCCCTCCAAACGCCGCTGCACACATGTCGAATCTTCCTCGCCTCTCCCTCGCACGCCACAATGTTCCTTATCGACGATCCGAAGCAGTCTGACTCGGCAAAGGCCCTGTTCTCTTCGTCGTCCTCCAGACAGGCTGCCATGGATTCGAAGTAAGCGCAGTAGAAGAAGAGAGATTCCACGAATCGGTCCACGAAAATCGGAGAGTTACAGTTTCCGTCAACTTCAGAGACTACCATTACACGCGGATTGACGGTTCTAATGACTCCCATCAAGTGTTCCAGCCGATCCGGCTGTACGATCATACTGGTTAAGGTGTAGGCCGCAAAGACGGCAACTTTTTCGTCGGCTTCCAGCTCAAACCTGGTGGGATCAAGATCTAGGATATCTGCCACCATAACTACATTGAAAGAAAACTTCAAGTTGAGAGAATCTGCGAAGCTCGTCAGACGCCTATTTGCCTCGTCCAATGTCTTCTTTGATCTGGTCCCTACAGCAGtgaccttgagaagctccagaGGATGTTCGCGTCGGACCGCTAGAGCTTGCATCAGGATCGTGAATTGTAATCCTGTTCTGATCTCAAAATCAATGATATGGATCTTGCCAGCTTCTGCTACATGATCCAATATGGCTTGAATGCCGGCGAATTTGGTTACCTGCGAGAGAGGTAACTTATTGTGAAACGCGATCAAAGCCGAGTTGTTCGAGGTGGTCAATGCTTCTGTAGGATCATCAAACTTTTTCCCCAATCCCTTTGGGGTAACTCTCCCCGTTTCCCTATCAATCCTCTCATGTAAAGCTTCGGTAAAGTAGTACACCAGCCTCTGAACAAGGCTACCCGCGCCAGAGGAACCTAATCTATCACATTCCTCCAAGAGTTTTCTTGCAGATGTATACTTTTGATCCCCCACTTTCTCCGCACAAGACAGAAGATTGTGAACAAGTTGAACGCCTTCAGAGTCTTTAACCGAATGGCACAAAATCGAAGACGAATATGGATGGCTGAGAAAGGAGATTTCGTCCCTGCTTTGAGAAGTGGACTGGATGAATCTTTCGGCAGCTAACCGGATGATGGTTTCGGTAGACGACGGCGGGGTTGGATGATCATTCCCCATTGTTGGTTCTGCATCATTCATCTTCTGGCCATCTAACTTCCTGCACCTGCTTCCATATctcttcaaaatctcaaatgaaTCTGAGTGAAACAAGAAAGCTCCCTCCTTCTCATGTTCGATTCTCTCCGAGTTATCCTTTCCAACATCATTCCTCAACTCATTGCCGTGAGACAGATTTCGTGGCCAGACAACATCCGGACACAAATGACTATATACATGTGATTTTGAGATGGGACGTGCAGAATCGGCGGCATCGTACTCGAATCCCGTGCCATAACTAAACAAATCCACATCCATACACGACTCTCCCTGTTCTTGATCACATCCCCAGAAGCCATTCTGCTCTGCCAATATCTCAGGACTGGTTAATAGTCCATACTCATCTAAACCTTGGCTTCTGTAGATTTGCTCACTCTGTGAAATATCGGCGAACATCTTATAGACGTTCTACCAACAAACACACACTGGAATTCGACTCACTCCTCTATTCATTCATAATCATATTATGATTTCTATGCAAAAGTAGCATAGTTGATCTATTTCTCAAGAAATGGCATTGACTTCCAGATAAAAATGTATACGGACCTTGTTGATGGCAACAAATATTCCGACATCATTAACAAGGACACATTTTCCATAGGGAAGGGATTTGGACAAGAAGTCGGTACGAAGTCAGTGTCTTCGATATTTCCAATTTGGATCATTCGCATTTAAAATTCATGGATGCATTCTTGACGTCCCACCTTGTAATTAGAGATCTCAATTTGGGTTATACGTCGGATTGGTCCGCCCCGCCATACAAAAAAGGTGGGTTGAGTTGACAATTTTTCAACCCGTCTAAAAAATAGGTCGGCCCGCCCGCCCtacctaatggtgggttgcgggttggtCCGTCCCGCCACTTAAAATAGGTGGTTGAGTTGGAGTTTTCCCAACCCGCCTTAAAGGTGGGCCGCCCCGCCTAATGATGGATTGCGACGGATTGTGGGCTGGCCCACCCCGCTAACCCTTTTTGACATCTCTACTTGTAACGTccgaaaaatttataaatccgttcatgaatattaaaggggtttcaaataaattttaaatgattttataatAATCATTTATGAATTAAAGGTTAAATTTAATTGAatgaatttatttcatttaatggtaatttaaagattattttaaattaaatgatttcattttatttatacaatttaaaagttatgtttaaaatatttcatgcaaATTATTTTGCGTGAGGTTTTATATTTTAAAGTTGAGATTTTAGgtgttaaaatatatgtttaaaattttgtattaaatgatttaatattatataatttatatgatGTTTAACGATTGTAAAAGTTAGCTTTTGATATTTTCAGGTATGAGTTAATTCCGATGACAAAGGGGAACGAGACTAGCTCATGAGCAAAGTATAAGAAAACTTACATCCAATATGTTTTatgagtattttattttaaaagtattgcatgatatttaatttataaagtttaggaaagaaatattataaaaaaaaagtatttttaatTCGATGGACCAGAGTCCGGCCcatgagttttttttaaaatacggAGTCAGGACTTAACGCATTAAATATTATACGTCAAATCTCTTCTCTCTTATTCCCCCTTCACGCCACATCCGCCTCCCCACCCCTAGGTTTTCCAAAATCCTCTCTCAAGTTTTCAAGGACTCTCGCATGGTTTGATCGTGAGAAGGCTAGGATCGTGTTCTCGGAGTTCGTTCCATACCAAGCAAGAGAAAGAcaagttttaaatgcttttgaaaccaccaatcaagtgtataaatattttgatatgaaaatggGTATATTGATGTGTATGTGTTGATCGATACAAGTAGcgaatttttaatgttttgaaaccatCATTCAAGGGTATAGATATTTTCTATAAAAGCTCATGTGTTTATGGcgattttatgcatgatttatgaAGAATTTTTGAATTATGATGTTTAGTCGTGAAGCGTGATGTGTTCATGATGTTTTTGGATGAAAAGTTATTGAATTTTATGGATTTAAGGGTAAAAGCATGATAATTTTGGTGTGAGTATTTTAGATCTAAGTTTTGAATCATGTTGGTTGATATTGATCGTGTTTGGGCAAAACCTTTTGAGTTTTAAAGTTTTTACATGCCCAAGATCATTGATTTTCAATGGTTATATGTTTTATGTGAAAGGAGTCGGAGAAAGACCGAAAGGAGCGAAGAAAATTGCGGCTCGCACCCTGCACCGCTGCCTGCGTGCGCAGGTGCGCCCAGTGCAGCGCAGGTGCGCCCAATGCAGCGCAGGGGAGCCCTTGCACCGCGCCCTGGGTTGTGGAAACCCGCGCTATTTCTTCCGCTCGAGCGCACGGGGTGCTGCCCAGATATTCTTAAAACTTGCATTTTAAGTTCAAAATttatgtttatgatattttaagctattttaaatgtttttaagaTGTCTTATGGGAAAAAGTTTCAAATTGGAATGTCGGGACGGATGAAACGACCCACGTGGAtcgattatgttatgtattgCATATGTATGTAAATTTTTCTTCATGAAACTTATTTTTGATATTGAAAGTCATGAAATTTTATCAAGTATGACATGCATGATGGATTCACGAAAGTTTTATGAGCATGATATGATGAAGTTACGAGATGTATGATGATGAATGTTATGATATGCATGAGAaagattttaatgttttatgtgcttttgaggtggcaatacgggactggTACTCTGGGATGAGTTTCTGATGGGCCTTTCCAAACTATGGCTCACGGGATGGAATATAAGGGACTGGTATTCCGAGATGAGCTCCGAAGGGGCCTttcaaagaatgaaagtttaaggACGGAAtccatatgcttgttgtacaaTAAGAACCTATGAAGTGCTCTTATGATGGTTGCCACAAATTCACATATATCATCACCCCAAATGTTAAgtttttttatgttatgttcatgatgtAGTACTATTTCTTTTACTTGCAAGTTTTCACACAATTTTCAGTATGCATATTCTTTCTGAGTCTTTAAACTTACTATACTTGATTGGTGTAGTTAGATTTGAGATGTAAATGAATTGAATCTTTGGTGGAaaggctgaagagtccaagaggcgaaggCATTGCATGATACGACAGTTTCGAAGCTCTGACGTTTTAAAGCAAGAAGTTTTCTTATGTTTATTGTTCTgtcattattaaattattttatgcatgacatCTTAAAAATCAGTTTTAAGAAAAGTTTAGATTAGTATTTTCAAAGCCGGTCTTGTGTCGATagattttaatgattttaagttgTAAACTTTTACGTTGATTATTTCATTTGAAAGTTTATGTTTGGTTTCATGAATGTTTATTTAAAGTGTTTTTCcgcattaaatttattttattggaaCTCATGTTTCACATGCTTTCTTAAGATTTCAAATTGTCGGTTCCGGTTTTTCTATGTAAGTACTAGATTTGGCTTGCTCGTATTAGTACCGATCATTGTCTTTTGGGTTGCATCagtgtttcaaatatttttatgcacGTTATAGTCattagattttaatttaaatcTCGATGCATTGAACTTGCAAACGCAATGCATGCCCTGCACTACACTTTTGAATTCGAAAAATTTTCCCACACTCTTCCGCATCCTAATTcttgaaaatatataaaaatatgggACGTCACACAATTAATCGTTGAAATCTAATTGAGAATCCACGTACAACATTACACTGAAATCAGGACAAAAAACTTGGTGTAATTGCACCAGATGTTCCCTCCAACATCTCgcttagaaataaaaaaaacataggtAAACTTCATATTTTGTTTTCTGTAGAAGAAATCGAACTGCTGATCATTAGTCAAATACTCACATTCTTCACTTACTAAAAGACTCCTTGAAATCTCAAGTGTACATCTTATGCTAGAATAAGTGCATCCAAGAATCTACATATACTGATATATCTAGACATGTTGAAAACAAAGGTATTCCCTTTATA comes from the Henckelia pumila isolate YLH828 chromosome 1, ASM3356847v2, whole genome shotgun sequence genome and includes:
- the LOC140875933 gene encoding DELLA protein RGL1-like; translated protein: MFADISQSEQIYRSQGLDEYGLLTSPEILAEQNGFWGCDQEQGESCMDVDLFSYGTGFEYDAADSARPISKSHVYSHLCPDVVWPRNLSHGNELRNDVGKDNSERIEHEKEGAFLFHSDSFEILKRYGSRCRKLDGQKMNDAEPTMGNDHPTPPSSTETIIRLAAERFIQSTSQSRDEISFLSHPYSSSILCHSVKDSEGVQLVHNLLSCAEKVGDQKYTSARKLLEECDRLGSSGAGSLVQRLVYYFTEALHERIDRETGRVTPKGLGKKFDDPTEALTTSNNSALIAFHNKLPLSQVTKFAGIQAILDHVAEAGKIHIIDFEIRTGLQFTILMQALAVRREHPLELLKVTAVGTRSKKTLDEANRRLTSFADSLNLKFSFNVVMVADILDLDPTRFELEADEKVAVFAAYTLTSMIVQPDRLEHLMGVIRTVNPRVMVVSEVDGNCNSPIFVDRFVESLFFYCAYFESMAACLEDDEENRAFAESDCFGSSIRNIVACEGEARKIRHVCSGVWRAFFASCGLEEMELSMSCLYQANLVLKSFACGNSFTLDSDEKSLIIGWKGTPLSSLSAWKFCSVL
- the LOC140867223 gene encoding vacuole membrane protein KMS1-like isoform X1, producing the protein MDMSISELHAKHQQDLENLTLTSQPLKTIKLFILAIILYLRKTVAYLLSHGGWLMLFSIVFFISGALLVTVDGPHEKHVEEVLRYLQFGFWWMALGVASSIGLGSGLHTFVLYLGPHIAFFTIKAMQCGRVDIKSAPYDTIQMKQGPSWLGKNCSEFGPSMFQSTHGIQVPLSSILPQVQLEAVLWGIGTALGELPPYFISRAASMSGGTVDAMKELDASSLTEDNGFMTTRLNRMKKWFLSHAHNMNFFSILVLASVPNPLFDFAGIICGQFGISFWEFFLATMIGKAIIKTHIQTLLIISVCNNQLLDWIENELIWVLSLVPGFDSILPNIVASLHSMKDKYLATKPHAPLNIEGKKWDLSLAFIWNTVVWFVLMNFFVKIVNATAKGYLKNEQDMETATLQTKLSQPSDDSTHTSS
- the LOC140867223 gene encoding vacuole membrane protein KMS1-like isoform X2, which translates into the protein MLFSIVFFISGALLVTVDGPHEKHVEEVLRYLQFGFWWMALGVASSIGLGSGLHTFVLYLGPHIAFFTIKAMQCGRVDIKSAPYDTIQMKQGPSWLGKNCSEFGPSMFQSTHGIQVPLSSILPQVQLEAVLWGIGTALGELPPYFISRAASMSGGTVDAMKELDASSLTEDNGFMTTRLNRMKKWFLSHAHNMNFFSILVLASVPNPLFDFAGIICGQFGISFWEFFLATMIGKAIIKTHIQTLLIISVCNNQLLDWIENELIWVLSLVPGFDSILPNIVASLHSMKDKYLATKPHAPLNIEGKKWDLSLAFIWNTVVWFVLMNFFVKIVNATAKGYLKNEQDMETATLQTKLSQPSDDSTHTSS